AGTTAAATCAAAGATTATAACAATAGGGTGAATGCACCGTTTGTGGCCATTGCGCCTATTTTGGCCATCTTCgtcatttattaagattttctaAGTTATAGGGTTGGCTGTAGTGCGCAGCAATTgcgaaatgaatatataaatatatcttacacaattttatataaattgctgCGCACTACAGCCAACCCTAACTtagaaaatcttaataaatgacGAAGATGGCCAAAATAGGCGCAATGGCCACAAACGGTGCATTCATCCTACATATTATTTGGTCAAATGACAAATATGCATCACGTATGTATATTGCTTGTCAACCATATTCATCATAATtgatgtttatttaattgatgtTTGGTTTTTAAgcaaaacataataatatatgcaaaatCTACAGTCTCTCGTTCATTGTAATTAACATTTGATATCATGCTGGAGATACAGcccagacagcacaaaatGTCCTCAGGATCATCCTGAATATGTCCAGGACGATTCAGGATATTTCGAGGATGTTTTAAGACAGTGATGTTCGAAATGGGATATTGCAACAGGAGTAGAGGGGATGGCTGGTCACGTACACAGACAACGTCCATCCGTCCGTGAGCGTCGGGCAACTTCGGGCTTCGGGCAGTGCCGCTCAATTCTGAATACGGCGTGACCAGCTGATTCacctttatttctatttattttgatatgtatatacccagcaaatacaaaatataactattatataacacagaagtaacacgtaatataacaactgttatatgttattaatgttgaggttgcataatttactttgtagctgcaatataactgcgttataaaactgttatattgctctgttatacattggttataataatataaccgaaatatgcgatattatataactgtaatatttgcatattatgcctatgttatatatcatttttaacattcagatgtcgagttgtccggtagatggcttcgtttctcgcatgcaaaatataatacaaaatatatataggaacggtgatcacggcagggcacaacttgtatcgtaagtccatttctacgataaagtggtacatttttgaacgaataataaataagaggaaagtacgaacttgtacataacgtttaggaaaataaattaaacatgcacctgtagttgtagagagaaagaggaagaaagaataaataatatatattccatttatataacatttaaataacattttagtaacacgttatattattgttatattactgcaatttcgtttgagtgggaaattacaactaacatatacgttacatgtaacgaacatgttatattgcgtgttacattctgttatattatggcaatatcattgttatatgACTGTATTTGCTgggtatatataattttattcttaataaaattatattatatataataagaataaaattatattattattatatataatataattgtattatatatacaattaattctatttacttttatataaataaaattaattttatataataaaattatattatgtataataagaataaaatgatatataataatattgcaatatacatataataaaaatatatattatatataataaaataaataatttcacttcaattaatttatagaaattttatttaaattactacAGTTAActtaaatgtgtgtgtgtgtgcgcgcgcgcgcgcacacacacacacatacatttaatttttaactgtattaatttaaatgaaagtTAAGTTAcctacgttatatatatatatatatatatagtatgaGAATCAGCTGGTTACGCCGTATTCAGAATTGAGCGGCACTGCCCGAAGCCCGAAGTTGCCCGACGCtcacggacggacggacgttGTCTGTGTACGTGACCAGCCATCCCCTCTACTCCTGTTGCAATATCCCATTTCGAACATCACTGTTTTAAGATatgattctaaatttgttttatgaaaatttagtatgcatttataattattttcaattatgtagaatatttaacataattagaaattttgaatattgtaataaaatataaatatcccataAATATCCATTGGATAACCACAggatgtttgtaaaatatatggcCTGTCTATATTATGTCAGATAGCTTATAACGTTCTAAAATTATCCTAAACACATCCAGGATATCTTGAGATTCCCACCTctaattcaccaagcgaccgatagatggccaggccaggcgtgacgttctcgcaagaaacatttgcgttatcgccttataaataaccatccagaaaaccgatccagtactcttttcttcttcttttcttttgaaatcattattgcttgaagtgatatctcattccaaaagagtgagattccactacacgaaatttagagagtaattcataaaatataaaaatctatttttttacaaaaatgtgacttaactctgtctatctttgaggcactggtatatagaattgataaatacccatacagcacagaaatcAATTAGGACATATATCCTGTGGACGTCCCTGCAACGTCCCCTggagcttctgtgctgtatgggtttcgTCCTTGAAACGTACGAATAATATCCCAAATATATCCTATAGAAATCCTTAGGATATTTCATAGGATTTCCCTCGATATTCCAGAGGATCATATACGGCTATCATTTCCTTTTCCTCGGGACATCCAGAGGAGATCCGAGGATTAAAATGGGATATCCTCAGGATATCACACATGTACGTCCTGGATGTTCTTCGGATGTCCTTAGGACATCCTTGTGCTGTCTGGGAGTAGAAATGCTGCGaagtttaattttatgtattatgttcATGGTTTTGTTAAATGCATGAAACGGCGCCcagttattattatacatcggGAATGGAAATCACTTAGTATTAATCGTGGCGAATCTGCGTTTCTGTCTTGATTAAATTACGCGATAAAAGGCAGCAGGATATTTTCCCGCGCACGCTTACTCTCATAATGCTTGGAAAATAGTTGCTCTCAGGTGTCGCGCGGCGCGAACGGATTGAGTAATCGTAAATTGCTTTCTGGCAATAATTTCCGGTAGCGCGATACGCGAGATGCATCGAGAAAGTTGACGCAAATGAATCGCAGTCCGTAAGTCACGCGAGAATCGCGATTCGCGCGAGACCAGTTTCAAACTTTTTCCAGCCTTACCTTCTATTGATCGTCCCAGCAAACGATTCCGTTTACGACAGTCGCTTCCGATAGCAGCTGCGATATGTAAAATATGGTCACTTCGCCTTTTTTTCACTTGAAACGATGCACGTACCTTGCGACGATAAAACTGGCGAGATCTCCGCTCACACTGATTTCCAATTTAACGTTTGCGTGTTTAATTACGATTAAAGTTAAGATAACGATTATAAAGAAATGGCACGATTGTTTACGTTCTGTTATGCATTACAGGTTTCAGGACATCCTCGAAACAATCTGATGACGGATGGCTCATTCTTGACTGTGGAGCGATTAGGTGATGACGAAGTTTGGATACCAGAGGCCACAGACGCCAATTGGGAGACCAAGTACGTACACCTCTGAAATCACACGTTGCGCATTTATTTTGACTTGATATACTCGCTGACAGTGACGTTTCAATTTCgaacaaaaattgcaatttttttctctttttttcaaatattgttaTCTGAAGCATAGTCGGATAAAATTGGATACATGTGCGTTTCTAGATTTGTATGGACGAGGACTTCCGTGATATTGGGATCGAGTCAGGTGACCATTACGTGGGAAATCCCGCAGAACGTTAAACAGGGCGAATATCGCATCAGACATAATGGTTATTATCGCTATATCCTCGGTGGCGTGTATCCTTATTACGGCGTCACAAATCATTTTCAAGTGAGTTAATGCTGCGTATCAAACATACGTCTGTTCATTGTTGTGCagtcattaaataataaaatataaattacagaaCTCCAAGTGCATTTAGTGTACATTGTTacagttattattaataagaatttatgaaataattatgtatattatgtataatgtgtaatatataatgtatagtgtataatattatacagtaATTGTGTGTTAATTGCATATAATTGTGGTGCATTAAATGAGTTATTACTGTTGCAGGTAAAAGTTCCTGATTCAAAACTACGCAGATATGGATAATCGCTTGGTGCTTCGCACGTGCCTTCATAGTCAATAGGAAAATTATTACGCTTAATTTAGAATCGAATTAATCTCGATTCAagtgtaaataaatgtttccTTTGGTCAAacgatgaaatttaaaaattgcataaaatacGAACCAAATTTTTCTGGTTGGGAGATTATCGCGTGACTTTACTGTACAAATCTTTACACATAAAGTAAATTCTGTTCCGTTTCGTTCCATTTATTATccaaaataaatgtaattccTCAGAGTTAGcgattttgcaatatttgtcTATAATGATTTATAGAATACTCGTGTGACTTATTGGGTTGTAATAAAAGCTCATAGCacttaattctttttatgaagtagatgaaaaatttcggaAAGAATCATGAAGCTGCCACAAAGTTGCCAAATCGTAGTGGAACAAAACGGCGCGTATAGAACGTAAGATTATTTTCGAGCTTAGCCAAGAAAGTGCTATTATAAAACTAACTACCTACTTAGCAATAAATCGATATTACCGTTATCTTGTGTCgacaaaatttttcttttcgtcaTAATCATTTGCAgagaattgaaaatttaaaaggaataaagaaaggtaaataaaaagaaatataagaaaagaattgTAGAGATATATACTtcattaaaacatattttgaaaataaaaataaaatgggataattttattttacataattatttttctatacttatacaatttctcttatttataaattccaCCGAACATTCTGTTCGTCAAACATAATGAAGTATCCGCAATTATACCCAAGttgcaatattgcaaatacattaattaattaaacatttcagATGACATCGCTATGTTTTAGTATTATACTATTTCTAATTGCAATCACGTTTACGAGCGAGATACTAACTTAAGAAAGTTCTAATCTACAAAGCAACACTAACGTTGaatctaatttaattacaagtaTTTCCCGATTTGGATGTCTAACTTTCAAACTACATCCGCTAAGAGCAAGTGAATGTCAAggaaatgttattataatagtatttaataattccTACTTTGTGAGAAATTCTTGTGCCAAAATGTTTTGCGTTACAAGAATGTTAAAATAACAATCACACTTTCTTAGATACCGTAATTCTGCATGCAAATATTTGGAAGTATGAAATGCGATATCGttgacaaataattttgtcgtGTGATCTCTCTTTATCTAGTTCCTTACATTTCGTGAATATCATAATatcgtatacatatatcggatacataatatcataatatatattttcttataccGATCATAATTTGGACACGTTGCATGTCGTGAGAAGTAAATAAGATAAACagatacaattaatttaacgcTTCGCCATTTACTtggataataaatacatttatcattTCAATTGTGTGTCACAGAATACAGTATGAATCAAGAAAATCCCATCATAAATGTATTTCCGAGGAGACTCGTAAGATCCTTCGGTACATTAACAATGCTACAACTAAGATCTCAATTTGCGCTTTCAGCAGTTCGGATTGCATAATCATCacattttcttctcttccgagatttttcttaaatatcaAGATCTTCTTGAGAGAAAATAGCATTTCCTTGTGTGAAGAAAAGGTCACATCGCGAGGAGAGACATTCCATCCGTAGCTTCATTTCGAATTTCTGTACATCAAAAACGATTAATTTCTCGCTTCAAGAGCgcttaatacatattatttaatatgaaaatcattacttacaatatttcataattcgATTATACAAATTCGATCTCCtcttcttaatttaattaacttttcactcaatttaattaatattgaccgatatttttataaattcgtatctatacaagatattaattacaggcaaaattatattaatatatattaaatcagTTCTTCAGTTTAGCgaaacaattaaatatcacGCAATGCATCCAAATGCACCGAAGCTAGAGAGTTGTTCATTTCTGCGCATGATACCATGCGCTATTAAGCACGGCCGATTTTGTATTCGAGTGCACCGGCCCGACAAACAATCTCGGACGAGAATAACTGTTCCAGTATGTTCGCGGATGTACTGAAACCCTGCTAAACAGCTGACACTTCAGAACAGGAACTTCTACAAACTACTAAATGACAAGGGTAATTGACTGCTCGAAGGATTACGGCGGAAATAAAAAGACGAGCCGGAAAGAGACGCAAAGTGGAGTGGATCGACGAGGGGTCGGCTGAGCGATGTCAAAAGTGAAGCAAGTGCCATTTAGTTAAGAGAGGCCGTCGTGTTGCATTACGGCCCCTGATGTCTCTTCGACCGGTTTGGTCTTTAAGGTCACCATCGAATCTTGCCGTGAAAACATATCGAGTGATATGGCTCTTCACCCTGGCCCGATAACGTTATCGTTCCCGCGCGTACAGGTCGCTCCAGACATCATGACATTATTATCGGGATGAGAGTGCGAAAGATAATAGGTAATCCACTCCGACGTGTCGTTATGGCGTTTCGATAATCTCATGTCGTCCGCGCATTCTTTTAAGATATAAGCAATAAATCCCACATTTAATCGCAACAAGTGCGCTTCGTTTAATTAGCACTTTCGTGTAAACGCTCTCGATAAGGCAATCTTTTAGATATGAGCCTGCTCTCGAGGCGCCTCCAGAGTAACTCGATAAAgtggataattaaatttcacacTGCAAAACGAACATTGCGAAGCCGAACGTATATTTGAACGTGATTTGAATTTTCGCGGAAACGTAcgcaattttacatttatttataatgtacaaTGAGGCGTACGTATGGCACGGAAGTGCACGTGATTGCGAAAAGCTTCACTAACGTAgcagttttttaattaacgttcTTGCCGTAATAATCACGTTCCCTGCCGTGTGTATCATTTTCGGTACACACTGAAACTCATTTTCAGGCCAAGtactatttttatcattggtagataaatgtaaagtattggtagataatttttacacatttatcAACCTTCACAACGTGTATCGTTTTTAGTGCACATAGCCTGAAAATGACAAGTATTCAAAAACGGCTTAGCAGAGAACGTGTTAAATAATTGCCTGTCGTATTTTTATCTCGTATTTCTagaaatatgttaaaataaacGTAAAACGCTCCAATGTTTCGATATTAGATTTGACGTTGTGCAACCTGCAATATTTGAGAAGAAACAGGGAAGTAAGTTGGAAAACttggaaaatttttaatgagtTGCAAAAATTGTAAGAAAGAGATGCAGTAAATAAAACGCGGAAGAAACAACATTAATAAGttgcacaaaataaataacgttatttgcatttaatttgcGGAAACAGGACTTCGAATGGCAACATGTTTTACTGAGGCAAACGCGAGTCTCGTCCGGAAAATACTATTCTGGTATTTCGGGTCTACGATTTTGCTGATTAATGTATGTGGataatcgattaattacgTAACCCGGGAGATTCACTGCAACAACATAAGAATCTTTACGAGATACGTGAGAATAAATCGCAGAGGCGATATCCTCTTGTTTGTACTAAAAAATCCGGCcgcatttacatatttaacatGACACTGTCCTCTTTGAAAAATCATAGAGATATAAATGCATAACATGATAAAAAGTTAAGAATGACATTTTCAGAGACGAAAGGAAAACatctgaataaataaatgtacaagCATAATCCAATCTACGGGGCGAAGGGGGAGCGCGGTAGCAAACTCATGGAATATTTCGGTTGCGAATAAACGTCAACGTAAAGAACGAACGTGTTGGTTCAAGTCGTAGATCTGTCTCGAAGAACCGGCTATAATAAAAAGGGAAAGACGGGAGCTCGTTCAGGTGGCGCAAGGGAGAAAGGCCGCGAAAAACCGGAGAACCCTGCCAAGATTCGCGAACTCGAGGCATCGCGAGGTATCGGCGTGCGCGCTAGCGCTGAACCTGCCGGATGGGCGAGCGCCCGGCGTCCTTCGACGCGTCGTAGCGTCGGCAGTCGTGATTCGGTCGGCGCCCGTAGTGGTTCGTGAGGAGTATCGCACGTTGTCGTGAACGAGGAGGACGCCTGCTCTAGAGAAACAGACTGCGAGACGTGGACCATCTTGCAGACTTGCCCGAGCAGGAACCCCACGTGTTCCCGACCGCTCATATTCATGAGGAGTTTAAATAAAGAGCGCCCCATCGATACGAAAGTCAGAGAATACAGACTCCACTTGGCATCCAGCGAAAAGCTGCGCTGCCGCGACCTTTGTTTCGTTTTTCACCTGTTGTGTGAGACAATTCGCGAGATTTCGAACCTGTTGTCCATATACGTTtcagtaataaaataagtgACGAGACAAGAACGAAGTTCAAGCGGAGTTCCGGGAGAGAAAGGTGCCAGGAGTCATATGACTCCGACGTACGAGGATAATAATGCGCATGTAAATGTCCTTTTACGAGAAACCTTTGAAAATTCAATTTCGGAATTGAATGAAGTAGAAGTTGAAAATTTCTCGTATTTTCCACGCGGAAGCAATTTGTCTTCtttcaaagagaaagaagttccaggaaaagaaaaacaatcgAACAGTGTACGCGATAAATGAAAACTCTATTAGACTGACTTGTGTGAGATCAGCCGGGCGTCGAAGAGACGGAAAAgatctttttaatttccgtGTGAAACTACCGGAAAAGTATCAGAACTCGCATTATATTCGCGTTCAAGGTAACGATATCCAGAATGACAAGGAGACTGACCGTGTATGCAGAGTGATCGAATGGTGATCACGATGGTGGCGTTGATCTTGTCGAACAGCACTTATCCCACAATCATCGGCCACGATGACTCGTCGCTGTTACCCTTCGAGCATCACTTGAATGATACCTACGCGGACGAGATAGAGCATGAGGCGGCTATGTCACCCGGCTCGTACCGGGACCCCCTTTACGTGGTGATACCGGTGACCGTGATGTACGCGTCGATCTTCATCACCGGCATCGTCGGCAATATCAGCACGTGCATCGTGATCACGCGCAACAAGTCCATGCACACCGCCacgaattattatctcttcAGTCTGGCCGTGTCCGACCTGTTGTTGCTGGTATCGGGTCTGCCGCCAGAGATGTACCTGGTCTGGTGCAAGTACCCATACATATTCGGCGAAGGTTTCTGCGTGCTGCGTGGCCTCGCCTCGGAGACATCGACAAATGCGTCGGTGCTGACGATCGTCGCATTCACCGTCGAGAGATACGTGGCGATCTGCCATCTGTTCCTCTCACAGACGCTGTCAAACCTGTCTCGCGCGATCAAGCTAATCCTCGTGATCTGGCTAGTGGCCCTGCTATTCGCACTACCGCAGGCCTTGCAGTTCGGCGTGGTCAGGCACAGCGGGCATCCCGACATGGTGATGTGCACGGTCAAGAGGGTCATCGTCAACCACTCCTTTGAACTGTCCACGTTCCTGTTCTTCGTGATACCGATGTTCCTGATTACGTTTCTCTACGTACTGATCGGTCTCAAGCTCCGCAGGTCCAATATGATGAACCCGGGCAGAACCGAATCGATGAGGAACTGCAGACGTCATCCCGGAAGATCATCTAGAAGAGTGTTGAAGATGCTGAGTAAGTTGAAATGCTCCTTGCGGAGGTTCCTTCGGTTTTTGCTGTAACGACAACTTTGAATTTGAATGCGTGTGGttcgattattattcatttattatttgcttGTTTTTaggaaattaatgttattaagaGAGATTTCCATGAATAATCGATTGAGACCGATTAGCAGCATGGAATAATCCTTAATAAATCacggaaaataaaatcatgatAATTGGTTTATTGATACAGTTTACactaaaagaaaaacgatGCAATCAAGGTGTTAAGATCGCTTTATGAATCATTTGGTCTTTAAATGCAAATACTCTTAACGATTCAACAAACCGCAAATAGCTATCGCGCCATTGCATTGAAATTCTGTTTCTCTCGTAAATGCGCGTTACTATCTCacgataaattacaataataaaatgtcgTAATAAAACGTCAATTGCTCAATATCCTGCAAAACGAAACGTTACCATTTGCATTGAAGAATTTACAACATAAAATAAGAATTCATATAAGAAATTGAGGAATGCTTGCAACATAGTAAAAGCATATTTCTAAGAAAGGCaacgttatataatattaaacatacaaAAGAGAACGCCTAAAactttaataagaaaatgcgcctgaaataaattattggaaTATCAGAAGCTTTAATTTTATGCAACATAGGACAGAGAAAAACTAGACAAAGGAAACTGCTTACTTA
The Ooceraea biroi isolate clonal line C1 chromosome 4, Obir_v5.4, whole genome shotgun sequence genome window above contains:
- the LOC105283619 gene encoding pyrokinin-1 receptor produces the protein MQSDRMVITMVALILSNSTYPTIIGHDDSSLLPFEHHLNDTYADEIEHEAAMSPGSYRDPLYVVIPVTVMYASIFITGIVGNISTCIVITRNKSMHTATNYYLFSLAVSDLLLLVSGLPPEMYLVWCKYPYIFGEGFCVLRGLASETSTNASVLTIVAFTVERYVAICHLFLSQTLSNLSRAIKLILVIWLVALLFALPQALQFGVVRHSGHPDMVMCTVKRVIVNHSFELSTFLFFVIPMFLITFLYVLIGLKLRRSNMMNPGRTESMRNCRRHPGRSSRRVLKMLMAVVIAFFICWLPFHIQRLIAIYGTNKEDHITSNGPWMEFIYLLMTYVSGIFYYASTTINPILYNIMSNKFRMAFMDTLSRSCRLPGLPTHHEQRSYSSLSRSQQRTIGAYGSRTVGGSGMIADSVEGSGNSTEENQKQPTSNPEGAREEPARETRNNNNLQQTKSNLRLPDSEHRRWQDRGKNRSIRRNQDAMWMRRTRYQSVPKIDNTEKKWWRLLKWLPGLQSFKFPRRSTVPEVRALDEAGNPREELSMTMWNIRDDGEQRPM